The genomic segment TattctgaaaatgaaacatgattGCAGTGCGGTCATATTCGATAATTTTTCAAAACAGTCAACACACTGATCCTTTCTCAGTGCAGGGGCCAGAGTCGGATGGCTCTCTGACTACTTTGTCTTCTACCCAGGGTGTAATAAAGACCTGAAAAATGAAGACGGAATGTATTTTCTACCATGGTAAGAGGAATCATGTGGAGTTATCTGATGCAAACAGGTCGCCGTGTCAGCTGTAGATAAGGTGTGGTATTTTAAAGGTCATACTATTGTATATAGCTACTGTTCATGCtcaaaagaataatacaaatgtTAGCGTCAAGAGACGAATTACAAATCTCATCTGAAAATGTACCAAAATCAATTCAGCTTCTGAATGTATATTTCCCTGTTACATAAAGTGCATctcacacaccaaaaaaaggcTAAACAAATATTCTCACCATCGGTATAGTACGTGCTGGCCAAGACCACAACAAGGGCCAGGGTCAGCTTCCGGCAGCCTTTATCCATCCTGAGCCTCCGACACCTTCAAGCTCCAAGCTTCAGACGTCTGTTACCTCGTttcccccctgtctctctctcatttatAGAAGTTCGTGTGCAGAGTGAGTGGCTAGTTATGTAACAGCTGTACACAAACTGTAGATACGTCCGCCCTTTAATCAGTTGCCGTGGCTGAATGAGCAGTGTGGGAAAGTGGCACCTGCAGCGTGGGCAGTGTAGATCTGACCACTCAAGTCCTTCCTGTGCACCTCACACTGCAGCGTCAGAGAGGCCGACCTGGACATTTTCGAGAAATTCTCAAGTTCCGTAATTAATTCTCGGCCATCTCGTTCGTGTCTGTGACTTTCTGGGATTATTAGCAGCAAACTCagcattgttattattacatctTTGGCACTCCTCTCTGAGGCAATACGTGTCCTATTCTCAACATTcaggaaacacaaaaccaaGCTGCAAAACTGAGGAATTCCCAGAACCACGAATCACGCAGGGGCTGTGTGGCAGTGTCGGAAATACACCTACGTGTGCACATATGTGACACTGTTCAATGTTGAGATGAAAATTTGAGAGGAGTTTTTACAGCAGTCACACGATGGCAAGAACAGGAAGTGGCCAGCAAGCTGGAGAAGTACATTGCAGAAGGACTGAAATGCAAAGGAACAAGTGCAAGGTTATTGATATGATActattttaatctgtaatcatAAAGAAAGTTATATAGAGGAACAATGACACTTGACAGCACCTATTTTCATATCAGATGTCGTGAAATTGAAGTGTAAGTAGGAACTTTATAACAGACTGATTTATAACAGACTGCTGTAGCTGAGTTATCATGTTAAAAGTTTCAACTGTCCCTTTTCCTGCTGGGACAAGTCACTGAGTCTGCTTTGAATTAGGTCTGCAAATCGAACtcctttgcaaaaaaaccaaaggaAGACATTTGTTTACTCTAATGTTAGCAAAGCAACGTTTTAGGAACGCACGATCtattcaaagcaaaaaatggCATGAAAAGTAGGCTACAACACTGgcaggaaaggggggggggggaaagtcaGTCAGAGTTGATCACTGACATGCAAAAAAATTTGGAGAATGTGTTGCTGCTATCATGGTTATAGTCGCAGCTTTTGTAAGTTAAAATTTGGTCTGTTTGGTCTGTTTGGGCTCTTTTCATTGGCTGACACTTGATAAAAAATAtgcatcaaaaagaaaaatgcaatgcATGGTCAGACTATGTACTGTACTATTTTGTGAATATGTATATCAACTGTGTAAAACCTTGTAGGCTAACTGGTTCTGTCCCGTTTGTCTTTGTctaatatacaataaatatgtatatatataaactgaaGGTGTATGATGAGATGAAGAAAGCACAGTAGACTACTGTGGGTCATTATAAGTATATGTAAAGCACTTCACAGTATGTGCTCtatattttctctgtgttgtaAGTACCGCTCGGGTGCAGTAGGCGGCGCTGTACAATTAAAATCCTGGTTAAGCGCAATTGCACTTTacaggaggacgaagaagaaaaaaacaaggaaaacaggaCATAGGCTGATCTGCTTGCAACCAAGGTTGGTTTATCAATGGAGGCCTCGCGTATATAAATCATGTTAGGTGATATCATAGAACATCATCTTtgcatttttgattttaaatcgTGTGTGCCTCGCGTTTCCGCTCCTGGAAGGACTCGCACTTTGACAGGAAGTGTCAGTTAGCATTTGTGGCTAGGCAGCTAACAGCCAGTGGTGATCAGCTGTCTGTTTGGGATTGACAGGATCAAACTGGACTGTAGTCAGATGAGCAAATGACGGACTTGTGTTGAAAGCTAACCGCGTGTGTGGTTAGTATTTGTACCGCGAAATAAAACGAACCAAACCGCCGTGGTGTTGGGAGAACACAGTGGTATCCCCCCCTGTGATGGGCGACAGCTCTCCATGGAGACGCTGGTGAGAAAGAGGGGTCGTTTTAGCCTCATGTGATTTTACTATCACTGTACGTTCGAGTCGCAGAGCTCAGTAGAAGCTTGTGAtttcaaatcaaagtcaaatgtgAGCCCTGGTGATAAAAAGGCTTCAGACACCTCTGAGACTGGTTTGATTTACAGTCTGGCAAAGTTACTTTACTCCGTAGGAGTCATGAGGTTACGGCAGGTGACTTACTGTACAGGTTCTTAAGTCAATGTGACACTACAGGACAGGAAATTATGTCAGTTGATTTCAAAAAGATCAAATGTAACTACATATAATAGGATATTAGTGCAATTTTTCATACGATCAAACTGTTAAACATATTGTTAAGGTTGGTTTTGTTAAGTTTGCCTTCATAcaactgatgttttttattgtttatcaaTGACTTTTGACTAGTTTTTCAACCATTAATTCAAAACTTGGCTAATCAAACCATTTATCCATTACTTTCAGCCAAATATTTCCACCTTGTTATCAATGATTTCAAATATGTACCTTATTTTTAGATACAATTTcaactgtgtttatttttaacagaaatATTAGGTAAATATTTACATTGTAAACTGTTTAAACAGTTAACCTATTACCAATAATTACCTATTTCGAACCTCCAGTCTACCATAGCAACATATGGTGTTTGGCTGACACAGGTTGATGGTAGGGTGTGTCATATTTACCCATTTGTAATCTTTTTAACCCATTTCTATAATACGAATACACATATATTCATACACCTAGTTTTAAGTTCTTTTTCCTGACAACTCGCATGAGTAGACTCTAAACTGTGACGGTCTTCGACAGAAAAATGGACACACGGTTCACTCGGGGCAAATCCAGCATCTTGGAGCGGCCCCTGACGCGACCCAAGACTGAAGTCAGCGTGAGCGCCTTTGCGCTGCTGTTCTCCGAGATGGTGCAGTACTGTCAGAGCCGCGTGTACTCCGTGTCCGAGCTGCAGACGCGCCTGGCGGACATGGGCCAGAGTGTCGGAGCCAGCCTGTTGGATGTGCTGGTGCTGAGAGAGAAGAACGGCAAGCGGGAGACCAAATTGCTGAACATGCTGCTCTTCATCAAGGTAAGCACATGTAAAAAtactgatgttatttttttagaGCCCAATAACTATGTAGCTAAGACTCTGTTTACTTCCCTTTAGGTCAACGTGTGGAAGTCTTTATTTGGGAAGGAGGCGGACAAGCTGGAGCAGGCCAACGACGATGACAAGACCTATTACATCATAGAAAAGGAGCCACTTATCAACGCCTACATATCCGTGCCCAAGGAGAACAGCAGCTTGAACTGCGCTGCTTTCACGGCTGGCGTCGTGGAGGCCATTCTCACGCATGGCGGCTTCCCTGCCAAGGTCACTGCCCACTGGCACAAAGGCACCACACTCATGATAAAGTTTAACGAGTCAGTCATAGCCAGGGACAAGGCTTTGGATGGCagataaattaatttaaaaaaagactggagAGACTGGCTGGTTTTGTGAATCCTTACAGGAACAGGATAAATCATCCAGGTCCCGGCTTGTGTTAGTTCCTGAGTTGTGGCTGGCTGTGACTGAGTTTCTTTGTGGTAACTGATGAGATGGCGACTTTATGAATGGATGAACCAATGTCTGCAATGTACTGAGCCACAGCTAGAGCAGAAAAAGATGCAGACGATTGGTTCAAACTTCCAGGTTTTTGTGGATCACTTATGTTATACTTCATCATGTGACTCGTTCGTTTACCGTACATCACTGTTTAATCCATAGCGCCATGtaagataaagaaaacaaaacaatttgtagTTCAAGGTGATTAAACACTAACATTGTTTCACAATAATTGCACTGTTGCGTCATTCTAGagcctcttttcccctctgatgttctctctctcgccgTATCAGCTGGTGGACTTATTTTCCCTCATCAGCCAGACCCCAGACCCCAAAAGATAAATCTTTTCTACTCTATCtattctgtgggaaacactgactAGACTGACTGGTCCTTTAATTAAATAGCATGGCTCTGGAATATTGTGATGGTCTTTTTACATTGCTTTTAGGCTTTTAAATAGTCTTTGCATTGTTTCATCTCTGTAAAGTAGATTCACAGCCGGGGCCGTAGCTTCTTGAAATCACTGAGGTCATGTCCTCACtgcttttactgtatttgtgttattgttattattattattattattttgagtgtgtgtgcacgcacgcaaatttgacatttaacaaaacattctacaaataaaaaaacttaaatatggGGATTATTTCATAAACTGACCTCATTATTTCTCGACACgatttctctttaaaataaaacaactaatTCATTAATGAAGGAATAGTTTGTCACTTTGGAAAATATGCTTATTAGTATTTAGCATACTGTGGTGAGCATCAGAAGAGAAGGTAGATACCCCTCTGTTATTCGCATGGtaaatattaaagctacagCCAGCTGCTGGTTAGCGTAGCTTAAGTTTTTCTGAGGTTGCATGTGACAACATGTGAGTCTGACTCATTAccatatgaaatattaaacttGTAGCATAATATCCGCCTTGCATTTGCTCAACAGCTGCACATGACGAATGAAGATATATGAATGAAGATATACAGTAtcttcatttatatatatatgtacagtacatagtCTGAACATGCATTgtgtatgtatactgtatataaaacggCATACATATATGCTCggttttttatttactgtataaaaaaGTGCTATGAATATATACTGTCAAAACGCTCTGCATCATGTACAGATGGTGAGCAAATACATGGCGGATATTATGCTACAAGTTATATAGTAACAAGTTACTATAGTAGTaactatatatatgtgtatataaatatatatgtgcaatatatatatatcatcattcCTCAGCTCGCTCGTGTTTTGTCTGGTTACCCAGCAGCGGCGCAAACACCGGTCACGTGGTCGGAGTGACGCGTTCACCAGGAAGCGGTGATGTGTTTACCTCGGTGTCGTCCGTCCGCTGTCCACCGCGACACCGAGcatcctttttccttttcctttttaaaaaaaaatctgagatgaGATGATAGCCGGACACGCTGCGATGACATGAAGCCGCTCTCCgactcctccgtctcctcctctgtgaatcGAGCAGGCATCGACATGGCGTCGTCCAGTTACACTTGCATCCAGGACAGCGGCTCAGGTCTGTCGGTGCACCACTCACTGGTTCACTGTctgatgtctctctctgtctctctgctgccgaCACTTGTATCACCCCACATATGTATCCACCTGCTCATATGATGATTTGCTTTTGGTTTGATGGGACATCGCAGTGAATCATCATCAAGCTCAGCACATTGAAACAAGGACACATTCACAGTCACAGGTCAATCAGAGCTTAAAGGTGCAGTCCATGGATGTTTTGTCAGATGTTTTGGGAATTGCTTGAAAATGgcttaatcaattaatcggttgaCAAAATAGTTTTGCAACGAATTGATTAATCGGctcattgttgcagctctgaatGGAAGAAGCCATCCAGTTGCAACATTGAAAATGTAGGATGGTGTGTTTTTAGAGCATCGCTCATACTAGACAGTCAGCGTTTCTCTGCCTCCATCGCTCAGCATTACCAAATCACACGATTGCCATGTTAACATTTTACTGAGGCTGATGTTTGAAGGCTCGTCATCTATTCAAAGCCACCAcatgtcttgtgttgtgtttcccagAGAAGGACAGGCTGCTCTCCTCCTTGGCCAGCTATGGGTCCCAGGACCCCCTCGCGGCTGGGACCCCCCGTCCCACGTGTCTGGTGGGCTCCGAGGTCCACCCGCagcagggggaagaggaggaggaggaggccctgAGGAGGAAGCTCAAGTACTTCTTCATGAGCCCCTGTGACAAGTATCACGCCAAGGGGCGCAAGCCTTTCAAACTgggcctgcagctgctgaagatcGTCATTGTGACCGTGCAGGTGGATACAGCTGATCACACACAATACTCTTTGTTTAATTTCATATACAGTGTGTTGTAGCTTCTATCCTGCTCTTGCCTGACTGTTGGCGCTCGTGTGTGTCCCGTCCCCGACTCTGCCCCTCAGTTGGTGCTGTTCGGACTGAGCAACCAGATGGTTGTGACCTTTAAGGAGGAAAACACGGCGGCATTCAAGCACCTTTTCCTGAAGGGTTACCAGGACAGCGTTCCTCAGGCAGTCCACACGCAGTCGGAGCTGTACAGCCGCATTCACTTTGCCGTAGAGCAGGTAGCCGCAGCTGCAACAAgtcacattttctccttttgtctccaCCAGTATATCTAGTCAGCACTCAAACAGTTTGGGCTCTGTGTTTCTGAGGTTTCAAGGCTTaaatggatttgtttgtgttctgcttaaaattacattttaaattaaagctattaaatttttaaaaacaatctgTAGGACAGTGATTTACAAGCCTAGGTACATAAATGCCATAGCAAATaagtgaggtaaaaaaaacaaacccacaatACCCAATAAATTATGATGTACAATAAGGAGACTGCACAGGACCCCCCTGCTAACACCACTTGCAAGTGCTTCATAAATGCTTGACATGCTCATGCTCTATTGTGTTGATATGCTTCAGTTCAGTCTTAATAAAagttcctccttcctttcccgCCCAGTACCTTGCTTTGCCTGAGATCGCCCTGGGACGGTACGCGTATGTGCCGGGCGTCATGAACGGGAGTGCGCTCGCCCTCTGTCAGCGGTACTTCCGGAGGGGCGCCATCGACCCCGTCAACGACACCTTTGACATCGATCCCCATGTTGAAACCGGTACTATGGCCTTTAATGTTTCATACTTGTTCTCCTTGCACTCTGTTGGTGTCCCTGCGTATTCAACatgaacttgtttttctccAGCGTCTGTATTTTTCTCGGCCCCCGAAGGAAAAAGGCCGTGTCAGTGAGTCACAGTGTCGCTGCTCCACATGTGTCAAGAGCTGCCCCTGCAACTTTGCCCTACTTTTGAAGGCTTGAAATAGTTCCtctcacagaaaaacagaaaagcgaCGTCTTTGCCTCTGGGACAGCGACGATTTGCATACAACTGCAGATTTGGCAACGATAGCGGTGCATGACAAATTTTGTAGCAAAAATAAAGCATGCAAATATCAATGTTAAGCTCCGAAGGAGACGATAATGCCTTGAAATCCTTTGAGGAACTTGCATTGGAAGGAAGTGGTATTGGCTTCATGTGATGTGGAAAAAGATGATTAgtactgttttttaaaaatatatttcttccCCATGTGATATTTTTTAGTTCCTCTAATACTattgtctgatttctttttttccagattgCGTTGGAGTGAATCCACTGAATGACAGTTATGGAAACAGTGACTACAAGAATTTTACTCTCAAGTTCTACAAGTTAGATGTTattatgcacatttttttaaacattcgatatatataaatgaatttgCTATGTTGCATTTTAACCTGGCATGTTGAATCCTCTGTGTTTCTCCAGGCTGATCAATGTAACAATCGACTTCTGGCTGAAGGCCATCAACATTCAGACCATTATAAACAATGAAATCCCAGACTGCTACACCTTTGCCATCACGGTGAACTACCTCTCCCATTATTCCCATTTCACTGAGCGTCTCGCATTAGAGTACAGCACAGATGGAAATCACAAATGTgaatttgcactttttttccgAGGTTGAGCTGTAAAACGAGCGCAGAGCTTTGAGATTGGAGTTCAGATAAATCTAATGTAGTTGTGTAAAATTCCCTGAGGTTGTATGTTTACCACGGTTCATCTGTGTGCTATCAGATCGTCATGGATAACCGGGCGCACAGCGGCAAAGTTAAGATCCGTCTGCAGAACCAAGCCTCCATCAGGGAGTGTAAAGACCCCAACGTGTCTGGGCATGGTGAGCCGCAATGGACACATGATTTATGGATGTATACTCATTCATCTGTCTCTTGATATCAACTCCATTTTCTGTAATTCCCTCCATCGACTTTGATCCCTCTCGgttctctcctcttctggcAGCGGAGAACTACGCACGGCAGTTCTTTGATGTGCTGGTGGCGATAGTCTGTCTGTTGTCCCTGCTCCTGTGTGGGCGCTCCATCGTCAGAGGCATCCTCCTGCAATATGTAAGATGGCGTGCCGAACATTCACGAAATATGAAGTATGTTTTTCCAACACTTATGATGAGATGTATTGAATTACACCGTGCACAAAATGTTGAATGCGTTATAGATGCAAAGAAGTTAAAGGTgccctgtggagttttcttATAGATAAACAGCtaagtgtgtttacattttgtgtttttgttcatctaACAAATGTAAAGTGGTTTTAGTCAAGTTTGAATCCCTGTGATTTATTTGATACTTGGCAAGTTACCTTCACCTGTAGATCTGTGGAAGCCATTGTATAGTGTTATCTGTGTACACGTGTGCATGCACGTTTGTCCTTGTGCAAACAAAAATGGGGACCCTGCCATAAAAGCATTGCTCCACAGCACTACTAGTGGTCATAAAACTCCAACAACACCATTGTACAAACCCCAGCACATATTGATTATTTAAGATTGCGTACAGCGCAGGCTCTAGCGTCTGTTTGAGAACACTTCTAGCTGTACTTGGTATTTGTGGCAACCCCTGCAATTCGGGTGAAAAATTGGTAGACCCATTCCCAACCAAGCCTTGAAGATATTTACCAAGAGTCATGATGATTGGACAAAATTCTCAAAGAGTGATTGGCCATGTCTTTTGACCAATCTAGCTCATTTATATAaaacatgtttctctctgttctaaaGCGGCATCCCAAGTTTGGTTAAAATCCAAAAGGTTCTATTCATTTTACTGTTTGTATTAGGCTAAAACGATGTTCCCATGCTGTGACCTTGACCCTTGACCGATTGGATAAAAAACCAACAGTGCAGTTCCTGACCCTAACCCCCAACCAATTTGCCAATCTTAATCCGAATTGGATGAAATCTGCCCGAGGTATTGCTGTGACAAACAGTCAGACGGATAGACAAAGGCCACCAATCACAATGGGATTGGAACTTCTCCTTCAGGGGATGAGACTGCAGTGTTCCACATTGTCGTTATTAACGGCTCCTCGTCGCATTGATCGTCTCCCTTCCCAGGAGTACGTGCAGTTTTTCAGTCACAGACTCGGTCGCAGCGTGAGCTGGGGAGAAAGGATGGAGTTCATCAACGGCTGGTACATTCTGCTCGTTGTCAGCGACGTGTTCACCATCGTCGGGAGCTTCATCAAGATTGGGATCGAGTCCAAGGTAACATGGCAGgtgttgtcagtgtgacagcCGTCCAAGACGCCGTCAGAGCAAAACTCTCACGCCAGGCAGCACAGTTCCCGGTGATTAACGCTGTCACTTTTGTGATGCAGAATTTGTCATCGTACGATGTGTGCGGCATCCTGCTGGGAACCTCCACACTGCTGGTGTGGGTGGGAGTCATCCGCTACCTCAGCTTCTTTCAGAAGTACAATGTGAgtgtaatacacacacacacactggcagtaTTCTGCCTTGCTGCCATTTCTTTGaagtgtaaatatatttttacttattccctccctccctccctctctcttttccctcacAGATCTTGATTGTGACTCTAAGAGCTGCTTTCCCGAACGTTAtccgcttctgctgctgtgcagCTGCCATTTACTTGGGATATTGCTTCTGTGGATGGATTGTGCTCGGGCCCTATCATGCCAAGGTAgtgaacacacactcagtaATGTCCCTAACCAGAAATGAGGCGGCATTAGTCATTCGGACCAGAGCAGAAGAGTCAGAATATATCCTTATTATCATAAAATTCCCTCCAGCATATCATATTTGTTGCCCATGTATAATCAATGAGAGGAGAAAATTGACCTATATTAATTATGAATCATGACGACATTGTGATGGTATATTGCTTTTTGCCTGCAATATGATTTATAAGTGACGTGCTCCAGTAGAAAGCAAACAACCTTACAATTAGCGGCTGATAAAACTGAAATTATTGTCCGTTCTATTACCGTGCTAACATTGACCCTACTGTATGTATGCAGTTTCGCTCCCTGTCCATGGTGTCGGAGTGCCTGTTTTCTCTGATCAACGGGGACGACATGTTTGTCACGTTCGCTGAGATGGAGCACAGTGGCACGCTGGTGTGGATCTTCAGCCAGGTCTACCTCTACaccttcatctccctcttcatctACATGGTGCTGTCCCTCTTCATCGCGCTCATCACCGGAGCCTACGACACCATTATGGTACAGTCTGGGTGGTCATTTTAGctatgtatgttgtttttttgccatgatAGCAACATGGCTCTAGGGTATGTCTCAACAATCAAAGGGATTTTCAAGAAATTCtctacagacattcatggttcccagatgatgaatcataaaaaatcataattctTTGGTGGTCCCCTGACTTTACTTCTagtgccatcatcaggtcaaattATCATTTTGGTTCAATTCTTTGGTTGAAGACCAAGTACTaagtataaaaataatgaaacatttcagcctcagttgtattttgtgttttttgcaaatAAGCAAATGTTagtttgctaagctaagatGATGAACAGGTACATATTACCTGCTATCATCAGGATGTTAGCATTTTCATTGTGAGCATGCCGGTGCCAATGCTATCAAGTCGTGCCAAAGTACAGTCACGCAGAGCCATGAGTTACAGACAAAAACAACGAATTGTTCTACTTGTTTTAACTATAGAATATTAGAAGGGCAGGAAGACAGATTTGGGTGAAgcaatgaaatgtttgaaaggAGTCTTCAAGAGGAAAGatgaatacaaaatattcaGCTTAATGTTGTTCACCGTACAGGCCCAAACACAGGAGCAGGTCCGCATCACTGACCTGCACGCGTTCATCGCCGAGTGCAAGGACACGCCCTGCTCCGGCAAGTTCCGTGGGCCTGAGGGGTCGTCGTgctctttcctctgctgctgtgactggtgaagaagaggaggacgcagAGACCGAGTAAGTGAAGAG from the Scophthalmus maximus strain ysfricsl-2021 chromosome 17, ASM2237912v1, whole genome shotgun sequence genome contains:
- the trappc5 gene encoding trafficking protein particle complex subunit 5 → MDTRFTRGKSSILERPLTRPKTEVSVSAFALLFSEMVQYCQSRVYSVSELQTRLADMGQSVGASLLDVLVLREKNGKRETKLLNMLLFIKVNVWKSLFGKEADKLEQANDDDKTYYIIEKEPLINAYISVPKENSSLNCAAFTAGVVEAILTHGGFPAKVTAHWHKGTTLMIKFNESVIARDKALDGR
- the LOC118289011 gene encoding mucolipin-1; the protein is MKPLSDSSVSSSVNRAGIDMASSSYTCIQDSGSEKDRLLSSLASYGSQDPLAAGTPRPTCLVGSEVHPQQGEEEEEEALRRKLKYFFMSPCDKYHAKGRKPFKLGLQLLKIVIVTVQLVLFGLSNQMVVTFKEENTAAFKHLFLKGYQDSVPQAVHTQSELYSRIHFAVEQYLALPEIALGRYAYVPGVMNGSALALCQRYFRRGAIDPVNDTFDIDPHVETDCVGVNPLNDSYGNSDYKNFTLKFYKLINVTIDFWLKAINIQTIINNEIPDCYTFAITIVMDNRAHSGKVKIRLQNQASIRECKDPNVSGHAENYARQFFDVLVAIVCLLSLLLCGRSIVRGILLQYEYVQFFSHRLGRSVSWGERMEFINGWYILLVVSDVFTIVGSFIKIGIESKNLSSYDVCGILLGTSTLLVWVGVIRYLSFFQKYNILIVTLRAAFPNVIRFCCCAAAIYLGYCFCGWIVLGPYHAKFRSLSMVSECLFSLINGDDMFVTFAEMEHSGTLVWIFSQVYLYTFISLFIYMVLSLFIALITGAYDTIMAQTQEQVRITDLHAFIAECKDTPCSGKFRGPEGSSCSFLCCCDW